The proteins below come from a single Chrysoperla carnea chromosome 1, inChrCarn1.1, whole genome shotgun sequence genomic window:
- the LOC123291084 gene encoding proton-coupled folate transporter-like, whose translation MKPPLTIEDSTNWWNFWKQITVEPVITLYMLAFMITTVVEQSFFVNKACRVDHNFNETICNNIHKPENKNFSDQVQVTVSTFHQWNNLLGHIIPIILALFIGAWSDRRGRKLPLIIGLCGKLFYSCMIIVNSLQPTWPLNYVIYTATLPSTITGIDVTIFAAGLSYLSDVTQTEKRTLRITILDICYLSTMPSGIALGRYLFSDVTNRSYSILFGINASLVMIAILYAFWILKWTTTDRQQTMCEAKVNVFVDFFDKDHVVKTYRSITKWRPENRRMYLILIIIVMMFYTFQRDEKEYTYLFFTKESNWSDNKYSNFRTFQSCFYVLTMLIAAPIMNKVLGLRDTIIIMFGSFSHMLCRIIFIFGHTNWLYYLGAVISSLGPIVAPALRSMTSKIVSMPERGRVMSILSVAENAAPFISGVLYTQVYNATISTYPQGIFWLTIATQIFVFISILFIHLRTDNAMLIHEEVNESQVCCIESSSDNVRT comes from the exons ATGAAACCACCGTTAACCATAGAAGATTCCACCAACTGGTGGAATTTTTGGAAGCAGATTACAGTAGAACCTGTAATAACACTCTATATGCTAGCATTTATGATAACAACAGTGGTTGAAcaatcattttttgtaaataaagcaTGCCGAGtcgatcataatttcaatgaaactatttgtaacaatatacataagccagaaaataaaaattttagcgatCAAGTTCAA gtaACCGTTTCTACATTCCATCAATGGAACAATCTATTAGGACATATCATTCCAATAATACTAGCTCTGTTTATTGGAGCTTGGTCTGATCGTCGTGGACGTAAATTGCCACTAATAATTGGTTTatgtggaaaattattttactcgTGTATGATAATTGTTAATTCTTTACAAC CAACATGGCCATTGAACTACGTAATATATACTGCTACTTTACCAAGTACTATAACAGGTATAGATGTAACAATCTTCGCAGCGGGATTAAGTTATTTATCAGATGTTACCCAAACTGAAAAACGTACTTTAAGAATAACTATTCTTGACATTTGCTACTTAAGCACAATGCCATCTGGAATTGCACTAG gacGTTATTTATTCTCAGATGTTACAAATCGTTCCTACAGTATTTTATTTGGGATAAATGCTTCACTAGTAATGATTgcaattttatatgcattttggattttaaaatgGACAACAACAGATAGGCAACAAACAATGTGCGAAGCAAAAGTAAATGTGTTTGTTGACTTTTTTGATAAAGACCATGTTGTTAAAACTTACAGAAGCATTACAAAGTGGCGGCCAGAAAATCGCCGAATGTATTTAATCCTTATTATAATAGTTATGATGTTTTATACGTTTCAAAGAG ATGAAAAAGAATATACgtatcttttttttacaaaagaatcAAACTGGAGTGATAATAAATACAGTAATTTTCGCACATTTCAAAGTTGTTTTTATGTACTTACAATGCTAATTGCAGCTCCGATTATGAATAAAGTTCTGGGTTTACGagatacaattattataatgtttgGATCATTTTCACATATGTTATGtcgtatcatttttatttttggtcatACAAATTGGTTGTATTATCTAG GTGCAGTAATATCATCCTTAGGACCAATTGTTGCCCCAGCATTACGATCTATGACGTCCAAAATTGTTTCTATGCCTGAAAGAG GTCGGGTTATGTCCATTTTATCCGTTGCTGAAAATGCTGCACCATTTATTTCCGGGGTATTGTACACACAAGTTTATAATGCAACTATTTCAACCTACCCTCAAGGAATATTCTGGTTAACCATTGCaacacaaatatttgtttttatttctatttt attcatTCACCTAAGAACAGATAATGCGATGTTAATACATGAagaagtaaatgaatctcaagTCTGTTGTATCGAAAGTTCAAGTGATAATGTGAGaacgtaa
- the LOC123291081 gene encoding double-strand break repair protein MRE11: MAGDSVNYDDIINILVATDTHLGYNENDRIRGQDSFTAFEEVLQIAQSSEVDLLLLGGDLFHDSKPSPSCLHKCISLLRKYCLGDKNIQIEYLSDQALNFSHCQNPTVNYEDPNVNVALPVFSIHGNHDDPNGLTGLSSLDILSSMGLVNYFGKITNLEEIEIHPILLRKGATNLALYGLSHIKDKRLSRLFKERKVSMLKPEGNEEWFSILALHQNRVDRGPHNYIPESVLPDFLDFVLWGHEHDCRIDTEVSAANDVHISQPGSSVATSLSQEEAGRKYVGLLTINRKNFKFQKIPLKTVRPFIFQNSYLDDFEFDTDSKKTLSLQVEEYIKEEIDRLIIKSKEYLTGHPKQPTLPLVRIRVEYRNEDEMFNPIRVGLNYAEKVANPSDLIILRKAFTTSSIKNDIKFSMKDMEKTIESRVESKVEEYFMETNEKRKMTVLSVNGMCQALRAYIDKNDNDAIELLVNHQIEKTLNLMKETDVEVAEIDNKLTEVTKKRMEEQLEQELQEAENILNDPNRVRSYANTEEAAPVDSESDEEMPLKQRGRGGRGGKAAPKKQTKTPAKSRAKANNTNNSTVIDDSPDEDAPIVVVSPATRSGRRGKPTPKAAPKAEPRVTQTTPSHQNRRAATLGKSYVIDVTDSE; encoded by the exons aTGGCAGGGGATTCAGtaaattatgatgatattataaatattttggtcGCTACCGATACACATTTAGGATATAATGAAAATGATCGAATTCGAG gtcAGGATTCATTCACTGCATTTGAAGAAGTTTTACAAATTGCTCAATCGTCGGAGGTAGATTTGCTTTTACTCGGTGGTGACTTATTCCATGATAGTAAACCATCTCCAAGTTGTTTACACAAATGCATATCCTTGCTACGAAa ATACTGTTTGGGggacaaaaatattcaaattgaatatttatcagATCAAGCTTTGAATTTTTCACATTGTCAAAATCCGACTGTGAATTATGAAGACCCAAACGTTAATGTTGCACTTCCAGTATTTTCTATTCATGGAAATCATGACGATCCTAATG GTTTAACGGGGTTATCATCATTAGATATATTATCATCAATGGGTTTAGTAAATTACTTtggtaaaattacaaatttggaaGAAATTGAAATCCACCCAATTTTACTTCGAAAAGGAGCAACTAATCTTGCACTCTATGGTTTATCACATATAAAAGATAAACGGCTTAGTCGGTTATTTAAAGAGAGAAAGGTTTCAATGTTGAAACCTGAAGGAAATGAAGAATGGTTTTCCATACTTGCATTACATCAAAATCGTGTCGATCGTGGACCTCACAATTATATTCCCGAATCCGTGCTTCCTGACTTTTTGGATTTCGTTTTATGGGGTCACGAACATGATTGTCGTATCGACACAGAAGTATCTGCAGCTAATGATGTTCATATATCACAACCAGGTAGTAGTGTGGCTACTTCATTGTCACAAGAGGAAGCTGGTAGAAAATATGTTGGTTTGTTAACAATCAAtcgtaaaaactttaaattccaAAAGATTCCTTTGAAAACTGTTCGACCATTTATATTCCAAAATTCATATTTGGATGATTTTGAATTTGACACGGATTCGAAGAAAACTTTATCATTACAAGTTGAAGAATACATTAAAGAAGAAATTGATCGATTGATTATTAAATCGAAAGAGTACTTAACTGGGCATCCGAAACAGCCAACATTACCGTTAGTACGAATTCGTGTTGAATACAGAAATGAAGATGAAATGTTTAATCCAATTCGTGTTGGTTTGAACTATGCAGAGAAAGTAGCTAATCCATCGGACTTAATTATTCTACGCAAAGCATTTACAACCAGTTCAatcaaaaatgatatcaaatttAGCATGAAAGACATGGAG aaaacaaTTGAATCTCGAGTTGAATCAAAAGTGGAAGAATATTTCATGGAAACCAATGAGAAACGTAAAATGACTGTATTGTCTGTAAATGGAATGTGTCAAGCGTTAAGAGCATACATTGACAAGAACGATAATGATGCAATTGAATTATTGGTCAA tcACCAGATAGAGAAAACTTTAAATCTCATGAAAGAAACAGACGTGGAAGTAGctgaaattgataataaattgacTGAAGTAACAAAGAAGCGTATGGAGGAGCAATTAGAGCAAGAGTTACAAGAG gcTGAAAATATCTTGAATGATCCAAATCGTGTGCGATCGTATGCAAATACAGAAGAAGCAGCACCTGTTGATAGTGAAAGTGATGAAGAAATGCCACTGAAACAGCGAGGTCGTGGTGGGCGTGGTGGTAAAGCTGCTCccaaaaaacaaaccaaaactCCTGCAAAATCACGTGCTAAAGCAAATAATACCAACAATTCAACGGTGATTGATGATTCACCAGACGAAGATGCACCGATTGTCGTTGTATCTCCAGCAACACGTAGTGGTCGTCGTGGTAAACCTACACCAAAAGCAGCACCCAAGGCTGAACCACGAGTTACACAAACCACTCCATCTCATCAAAATAGACGAGCAGCAACACTT GGTAAAAGCTACGTGATTGATGTAACAGACAGTGAATAA
- the LOC123303706 gene encoding melanoma-associated antigen B16-like yields MVTRKANTTSKPPKLSQSTSQLQIPAHTINDFVRFILNMMGSKRSIKRTDIVKAVMAENGRNFNEVYRRANEILKDVYGLTLVEVPECSDRQFIVLNTLENPKFPTKSPKEKAQYAVLFIVLAHIFMSGGVSDQEKIFSLLRKMKILSDTPHERFGDVRYLVCVDFPQKLYLAKTRATLSQPKLSQLCINDDNVDYAWGFRAEREISKESCLIFVSKVYGRSAKTFPALYKICMEAKAQKEETVQLESDEH; encoded by the exons ATGGTAACTAGAAAAGCAAATACGACAAGTAAACCTCCAAAGTTATCGCAGAGTACAAGTCAACTTCAAATTCCGGCTCACACTATAAATGATTTTGtacgttttattttaaatatgatggGTTCTAAAAGGTCCATAAAACGTACTGATATTGTTAAAGCAGTTATGGCCGAAAACGGTCGCAATTTCAATGAAGTATATCGCCGtgctaatgaaattttaaaagat GTTTATGGTTTAACATTGGTGGAAGTACCTGAATGCTCTGATAGGcagtttatagttttaaatacaTTAGAAAATCCTAAGTTTCCTACAAAATCACCTAAAGAAAAAGCGCAATATgcagttttatttattgttctgGCACATATTTTTATGTCTGGTGGAGTTAGCGATCAAG aaaaaatattttcacttttaaggaaaatgaaaatattgtccGATACACCACATGAAAGATTTGGCGATGTTAGATACTTAGTTTGCGTGGATTTTCCTCAAAAACTGTATCTGGCTAAAACCCGTGCAACTTTATCTCAACCAAAATTGAGTCAATTATGTATTAATGATGATAATGTGGATTATGCTTGGGGATTTCGAGCTGAACGAGAAATCTCGAAGGAAAGTTGTTTGATATTTGTATCTAAAGTATATGGACGCAGTGCCAAAACTTTTCCCGcactttacaaaatttgtatggaAGCAAAAGCTCAAAAAGAAGAAACTGTTCAATTGGAATCAGATGAacattaa
- the LOC123303865 gene encoding pseudouridine-5'-phosphatase-like — translation MSNLRYNMISNVIFEVDGVLLDTKEINNSVIRTITKKRYRPIVSEKLPELFGLTETETIQMAIDATGINQTSFEALLYDYREHCRMQMPRCEKLPGVSRLINHLYSQNIPIAIATTNTFHSLRDKSTNHRDIFDLFHHIVYAPDDYDVKSKKKSRELFEVCAKRFLGSPSHSRCLVFESTQRGVLEAINTGMQVIWVTPSNSAEPQMVQKPTSSIRSLECFQPQHFGLPPYCSCDVKK, via the exons atgtcaaatttacgTTACAACATGATCTCAAATGTTATATTCGAAGTTGATGGGGTATTGTTAG acacaaaagaaattaataattcagtAATACgaactattacaaaaaaaagatatcgtcCCATAGTATCTGAGAAGCTACCAGAGTTATTTGGTCTTACGGAGACGGAGACCATACAAATGGCAATTGATGCTACTGGAATTAATCAAACATCATTTGAAGCACTATTGTATGATTATCGCGAGCATTGTCGAATGCAAATGCCGAGATGTGAAAAATTGCCTG gcGTTTCTAGATTGATAAACCATTTATATTCTCAGAATATTCCAATTGCAATAGCTACTACAAATACATTTCACTCTCTGCGTGATAAGAGTACTAATCACCGtgatatatttgatttattccATCACATAGTTTATGCCCCCGATGATTATGATGTTAAATCTAAGAAAAAAAGTAGAGAATTGTTTGAAGTATGTGCAAAAAGATTTCTCGGATCACCTTCGCACAGCAGG tgttTGGTATTTGAGAGTACCCAAAGAGGTGTGTTAGAAGCTATAAATACTGGAATGCAAGTAATATGGGTAACACCATCAAATTCTGCAGAACCACAAATGGTGCAAAAACCAACATCTTCAATTAGATCTTTAGAATGTTTCCAACCACAACATTTTGGTTTACCTCCATATTGTTCCTGCGATGttaagaaataa